CGGCTGGGCCAAGGCCGAAGCCAGCATCCGCAGCGGCGAGCTGTTCATGGTCGTGCTCGACGAAATCATGTACCCGCTGCGCTACGGCTGGATTGCGCTCGATGATGTGCTCGCCTGCCTGCGCGAGCGCCCCGGCCATGTGCACGTGGTGCTGACCGGGCGCGGCGCGCCGCAGGAGCTGATTGACGCCGCCGACACCGTGACCGAAATGGCGCTGATCAAGCACCATTTCCAAGCCGGCGTGCCGGCGCAGCGCGGTATCGAAGACTGATGGGCGCCAAAGGCCCCCTGGTGCTGCCTGCGCTGGCGGCGGCCTGCTGCCTGGCTGGCGGCGCCGCCCTGGCGCAGCAGCGCATCGTCACCGTCGCGCCCTCGCTCACCGAATCGGTGTGCGCGCTGGGCTACTGCGAGCGCATCGTCGGTACCGACCGCTATTCCACCGGCCCCGGCCCGGTGGCCGATCTGCCCAAGGTGGGCGGCCTGGCCGACGCGTCGCTCGAACGCATCGTCGCCCTGCGCCCGGATCTGGTGCTGCTGGGCCCGCGCACGCGGCTCGACGAGCGCCTGGCCCAGCTCGGTATTGCGGTGCAAAGTTTCAACGTGCGCACCCACGCCGAGCAGCAGGCCATGCTGCGCGCGCTGGGCCACACGCTGGGCGAGACGGCGCGCGCCGAGGCGCTGATTGCGCAGATCGAGCGTGAGCTCAACGCCGCCGCCGCACGCGTGCCGGCGCGCCTGCGCGGGCGCAGCGTGTATGTGGAAATCGGCCTGGGGCCGAAGGCGGCGAGCAGCGCCACCTTCATCGGCGAGACGCTTGTGCGCCTGGGGCTGGTCAACATCGTCGGCGCCGACCAGGGGTTCTTCCCGCGCGTCAACCCCGAGTGGATCGTGCGCCGCAGCCCCGATCTCATCATCGGCCCGGCCGCCATGCTCTCCAACCTGGCCCAGCGCCCCGGCTGGGCGCAGCTGCCCGCCGTGCGCGGCCAGCAGGTGTGCGCGCTCGACGCCGAGCGCATGGCGCTGCTCGAGCGCCCTGGCCCGCGCCTGGGCGAGGCGGCGCACATGCTGGTCGATTGCCTGCGCGCCTTCCCCTGAACCCTCCGTCTTGAAGACCTGTATGCAACTGCAAAAAATCCCCGCCACCATCGTCACCGGCTTCCTCGGTGCCGGCAAAACCACGCTCTTGCGCCACCTGCTCACCCAGGCCCAGGGTCGGCGCATCGCCGTCATCGTCAACGAATTTGGCGAGCTGGGCATCGACGGCGAGCTGCTGCGCGCCTGCGGCATCGGCTGCGACGAGTCCGGCCAGGACAACGGCCAGCTGTTCGAGCTGGCCAACGGCTGCCTGTGCTGCACGGTGCAGGAAGAATTTGCGCCGGTGATGGAGCAGCTGGCCGCGCGCCGTGGCCAGATCGACCACTTGGTGATCGAAACCTCGGGCCTGGCCCTGCCCAAGCCGCTGGTGCAGGCTTTTCAGTGGCCGCAGATCCGCAACGCCTTCACGGTGGACGCCGTGGTCACCGTGGTCGATGCGCCCGCCGTGCTCGCCGGGCTGTTTGCCGAAAACCCCGTGGCCGTGGACGCGCAGCGCCGCGCCGACGAGAACCTAGACCACGAGACACCGCTGTCCGAGCTGTTCGAGGACCAGCTCGCCAGCGCCGACCTGGTGGTGCTCAACAAGCTCGAAGGGCTGGACGCCGCCGCCGTGGCGCAGATCGAAGCGCAGGTGCGCGCTGAGGCCCCGGCGGGCGTGCAGTTGGTACACGCCCGCCACGGGCAGGTTGCGCCCGAGCTGGTGTTGGGCCTGGGCCGCGCGGTCGAGGACGTGATCGACGCGCGCAAAACCCACCACGACGAGGAGGACGACCACGACCACGACGCCTTTGATTCGGTCGCCGTCACGCTGCAGGTGGACGACCGCGATCGGTTGCTGGCCGTGCTCGCCGCGCTGGTGCAGCGCCACGAAATCTACCGTGCCAAGGGCTTCGTCGCCCTGCCGGGCGCGGCCATGCGCCTGGTGGTGCAGGGCGTGGGCCAGCGCTTTGACAGCCAGTTCGACCGCCCCTGGCGCGCGGACGAGGAGCGCACTTCGCGCCTGGTGCTGATCGGCGACCACCTGGACGGCCCGGCACTGCAGCAGGAGCTGCAGGCGGCGCTGGGCGGGTTCTGAAGTGCAGTCGCCGGTCTTGGCAGGGGGCGCAAGCCCCTCTCCCGCGAGAGGCTTATGTATGCACACATCTTTTGATGACTCCCATCCGCCTGGTCAAAGGGCGGTTTTCGCTCCCCTCCCCCCTCGCGGGGGAGGGGCCGGGGGAGAGGGGGGCGCTGGCAGCACCTTGCCTGTTCACCCCTCTCCCCAACCCTCTCCCGCAAGGGGAGAGGGAGTGCAAACCAGCGCCAAACAAGCGTTGCGCGCTATCAAAAAAGATGTGTGCATACACAAGCCCGCGAGGGGAGAGGGAGCCATGAGGCGCCAGTTTCATACGCGGCAGCAGGCGCACGGCGCCCAGGAACACTGACATGCACCTGCTCTCCACCCGCCCCGGCGGCTACGTGGACGACGGCGGCCAGGGCGTGGTGCGCGTGGTGCAGACGCCGGGCGACATCGTCATCCTGAGTGCGGCCGACACCACGCTGTCGCTGCTCTCCGACGCCGCGCAGCAGCTGCCCGCCGACTTTCCCCGCGTGCGCCTGGCCAACCTGATGTGGCTGCGCCAGCCGGCCTCGACCGACATGTACCTCGACGAGGTGCTGCGCCACGCGCGCGCCATCGTCATCGACCACCTGGGTGGGCACAGCGACTGGGCCTACCTGGTCGAGCAGGTGCAGCAGCTGGCGCGCCGCAACCAGCAGTGGCTGGCACTGTTCTCGGGCGACAACCAGCCCGACGCGCAGCTGATTGCACGCAGCACCGCCGCCGCTGCCGACTGCCACCAGCTCTGGCGCTGCCTGCGCGAGGGTGGGCGCGACAACGCGCTGGGCTTTTACGCGCTCATCGCCCACGCCGCCCTGGGCCAGGGCCAGCGCCCGCCGCCGGCGCAGCCGCTGCCCCAGGTGCTGGACTACCGCAGCACGCAACCCCTGCCCGAGCGCCCCGGCGCGCCGCTGGCGCTGCTGCTGTTCTACCGCGCACACGCGCAGTCGGGCAACACGGCAGTGTTCGACGCCCTGCTGCACGCCCTGTGGCAGCAGGGCCTGAACGTGCGTGCCCTGGCGCTCGATTCGCTCAAAACCCCGGCCACGCTGGCGGCGGTGCAGGCCCTGGCCGCCGCGCAAGGCGTGGACGTGGTGCTCAACGCCACCAGCTTTGCCATCGTCGCGCTCGACGCCGGAGATGCCAGCACTGCCCCCGCCCCCGTGCTGCTGGCGGGCGACGCGCCGGTGCTGCAGCTCATCACGGCCGGCGGCGCGCGCGAGCAGTGGCAGGAAGACCCCCACGGCCTGACGCCGCGCGACCTGGCCATGCACGTGGTGCTGCCCGAGGTCGATGGCCGCATCACCACGCGCGCCGTCAGCTTCAAGGGCCTGGCGCACCGCTGCGAGCGCACCGAGGTGGACGTGGTGCGCTACCAGCCCGAGTACGAACGCATCGCCTTCGTCGCCGAGCTGGCGCGCCGCTGGTGCCGCCTGCGCCACACACCGGCGCCGGACAAGCGCCTGGCGCTCATCCTGGCCAACTACCCGCACAACGACGCGCGCCTGGCCAATGGCGTGGGGCTCGACACCCCGGCCTCCACCGTGGCCATCGTGCAGGCGCTGCAGGCGGCGGGTTACGACCTGGGCAGCCAGCCGCTGCCCGAGGGCAGCGACGCCTTGATGTACGCCCTGGTGCAGGGCGTGACCAACGACCTGGACGCCAACGCCCAGCGCCCGGCGCTGCAAAGCCTGTCCATGGACGACTACCTGGCCGACTTTGCCCGCCTTGCGCCCGCCAGCCAGCAGGCCGTGACCGCGCTGTGGGGCGCGCCCGCGCACGACCCCATGGTGCGCGCCGGACGCTTCATGGTGCCCGGCCTGCGGCTGGGCAAGGTGTTCATCGGCATCCAGCCCGCGCGTGGGCGCGACGCCGAGCTCGCCAGCCGCTACCACGACGCCGACCTGGTGCCGCCGCACGCCTACCTGGCGTTCTATTTCTGGCTGCGCCGCAGCTTTGCCATCGACGCCGTGGTGCACGTGGGCAAGCACGGCAACCTGGAATGGCTGCCGGGCAAAAGCGTGGCCCTGGGCGCGGACTGCTGGCCCGACGCCATCCTGGGCCCGCTGCCGCACCTGTATCCCTTCATCGTCAACGACCCGGGCGAGGGCAGCCAGGCCAAGCGGCGCACGCAGGCGGTCATCATCGACCACCTCATGCCGGCGCTCACCCGCGCCGAGAGCTACGGCCCGCTGCAGGCGCTCGAGCGCAGCATGGACGAGTACTACGAAGCCCTGCAGCTCGACCCGCGCCGCGCCCAGCGTCTGCGCACGGTGATGCTCGAACAGGTGCTCGCCGCCGGCCTGCAGCAGGAGCTGGGCTTTGCCGCGCCCAGCACCGACGCCGAGCGCGAGGCGCTGCTCGCGCGTCTCGATGCCTACCTGTGCGAAATCAAGGAATCGCAGATCCGCGACGGCCTGCACACCCTGGGCCAAAGCCCGACCGGGCGGCTGCGCACCGATACGCTGGTGGCGCTGGCGCGCAACGCCAGCGGCCAGGGCACGGGGCAGGGCGGCCTGCTGGCCGCGCTGGCGCACGACCTGGGCCTGCAAGGGTTCGACCCGCTGACCCCCGACTGGGCCGCGCCCTGGCAGGGCCCGCGCCCGGCGCTGTTGCAGGCGGCAAGCGATGCGCCCTGGCGCCACGCCGGCCATACGCGCGAACGCCTGGAGCTGCTGGCCGCGCAATGGGTGGCCGAGCACGCCGCGCCCGATGCACCACTGCCGGACGCCGCTGCCTGGCCGCAGGCTGCGCCCGTGCTGCAGCACCTGCGTGAGCGCATCGCGCCACGCCTGGACGCCAGCGGCGCCAACGAAATGCGCCAGCTGCTGCGCGGGCTCGATGGCCGCTTTGTGCCTGCTGGCCCCAGCGGCGCACCGTCGCGCGGGCGGCCCGATACGCTGCCCACCGGGCGCAATTTCTACTCGGTCGATACCCGCGCCGTACCCACGCCCATGGCCTACGAGATGGGGCGGCTCGCTGCCGAGCGCGTCATCGAGCGCCACCTGCAAGACCACGGCAGCTACCCGGACAGCGTCGGCCTCACCGTGTGGGGCACCAGCACCATGCGCACCGGCGGCGAGGACATCGCCCAGGCGCTGGCGCTGATCGGCGTGCGCCCCCAATGGGCGCCAGGCAGCAACCGCGTGGTCGATGTGGAGGTGCTGCCCATGGCCATTGCCCAGCGCCCGCGTGTCGATGTGCTACTCCGCGTCTCGGGGTTTTTTCGCGACGCCTTTCCCAACGTCATCGCGCTGTTCGACGCCGCCGTGCAGGCCGTGGCCGCCATCCCTGAAGAAGACGAGAGCGATGAGGTCAACCCCATCCGTGCGCGCGTGCAGCGCGACGCCGCTCTCGCCCAGGCCCAGGGCGCCACGCTCGCGCAGGCGCAGCGCCAGGCCAGCTGGCGCGTGTTCGGCCCGCGCCCGGGGGGCTATGGCGCCGGGCTGCAGGAGCTGATCCACAGTGGCCGCTGGCAGGGCCGCGCCGACCTGGGCCAGGCTTATCTGCGCGCCGGCAGCTTTGCCTACGGCCAGGATTCGCCGGGCTTGCCCGCGCCGGCCAGCTTCGCCCAGCGCCTGTCGGGCGTGCAGGCGGTGCTGCACAACCAGGACAACCGCGAGCACGACATCCTGGATTCGGACGACTACTACCAGTTCCACGGCGGCATGGCCGCCGCCGTCGAGCACCTGGCCGGCGCGCTGCCCGCGCTCTACCACGGCGACCTGAGCGTGCCCGGTGCGCCGCGCATCCGGCCGCTGGCCGAGGAAGTGGCCCGCGTGGTGCGCGCGCGCGCCGTCAACCCCAAATGGCTGGACGGCGTCAAGCGCCACGGCTACAAGGGCGCGTTCGAGATCGCCGCCACCGTGGACTACCTGTTCGCCTTCGACGCCGCCGCCGATGTGGTGGCCGACCACCAGTACGCGCTGGTGGCCGATGCCTATCTGCACGACGACGACACCCGCGCCTTCTTGCAGCAGCACAACCCGCAGGCGCTGCGCAGCGTGGCCGAGCGCCTGCTCGAAGCCATGGTGCGCGGCCAGTGGCAGGAGCCCGGCGCGCACCGCGAGCGCATCCAGCAGCACCTGCTGGCGCTGGAACAACATCTGGAAGACAGCGAGCCCAGCGCCGGAGACACCGCATGACCGCTCCCCATCCTTTGACCTTTCCCTTCAGCGCCCTGGTGGGCCAGGCCGCGCTGCAGCAGGCGCTGCTGCTCGCCGCCATCGACCCGGCCATTGGCGGCGTGCTCATCGCCGGCCCGCGCGGCACGGCCAAATCGACCTCGGCGCGGGCGCTGGCGGCGCTGCTGCCGGGCGCGCCCTTCGTTACCCTGCCGCTGGCGGCCAGCCTGGAGCAGCTCGTTGGCACGCTCAGCCTGCAGGACGCGCTGCAAAACGGGCAGGTCGTGCTCTCGCCCGGCCTGCTGGCGCGCGCGCATGGTGGCGTGCTCTACGTCGATGAGGTCAACCTGCTGCCCGACGCGCTGGTGGACGCCATGCTCGACGCTGCCGCCAGCGGCACGAACACGGTCGAGCGCGACGGCATCTCGCACCAGCACCCGGCGCGCTTCGTGCTGGTGGGCACCATGAACCCCGAGGAAGGCGAGCTGCGCCCGCAGCTGCTCGACCGCTTTGGCCTGGCCGTCACCCTGGGCAACCCGCAGGACGCTGCCACGCGCCAGGCCATCGTGCGCGCGCGATTGCAGTTCGAGGCCGCGCCGCAGGCCCTGCTGGCAGCACACGCGCCCGCGCAGGCCAGGCTGGTGGACGTGATTGCCAGCGCCCGCGCCCGCCTGGCCACTTTGGACTGGAGCGACGCCGTACACCAGCGCGCCGCCGAACTGGCCCTGCAGGCCGGCGTGGACGGCGTGCGCGCCGACCTCGTCATGCTGCGCGCCGCCCGCGCCCTGGCGGCGCTGGAGCAGCGCGAGCGCGTGCTGCCCGCCGACGTGGACGCCGTGGCCGAGCTGGCCCTGGCCCACCGGCGCGGCGCGGGCGGGGCGCCGCCGCCCGCGCAGACGCCCACGCCGCCACCACCGGCATCGCAGGCACCGCAGCCGTCGCCGCCACCGCAACCCGAGGGCGACTGGGGCGCGCTGCCGCCCGAGCCGCAGGCGCTGGTGCGCTGCGTCAACACCGGGGCCTGGCCGGCAAAAAAAGCCTGAGCCACCCCAGCCGCGCCGCGCCCAGTGCGCCGGCGCCCTGGCGGTGGCCTACCCCCCGCAACCGTCCTGGCCTGCCGCGCCCTGGCCTGGCGCTGGCGCAGTGCAGCGCCGGTCCCGGTGCGCTGCCCGATTGGCCGCGCACCCTGCAGGCCAAGGCCGCCGCGCCGCTGCAGGCCGCGCACCTGCGCTGGCGCCGCGTGCCGCTGCGCGCGCCGCTCTTGCACGTGATCGCGCTCGACAGCTCGGGCTCCATGCACCAGCGCGCGCGCCTGGGCCAGGCCAAGGGCTACGCCGCCGCGCTCATCGCCCAGGCCGCGCGCCGGGGCGACGCGGTGGCGCTGCTGGTCTTTGGGGGCCAGGGCGTGCAGCTGCTGCTCGGGCCTGGCCCGGCGCGCGCCTCGGGCGTGGCGCGGGTGCGGCCCTTGGGCGGCGGCGGCGGTACGCCGCTGGTGGCTGCGCTGGCGCAGGCCGAGCAGCTGTGCGCCCAGGCTGCGCGCCGGGGCCAGGAGAGCTGGCTGTGGCTGCTGACCGATGGCCGCAGCAGCGCCCAGCCGCCCGCGCCGCGCACGCCGCAGCAGCGGGTGCTGGTCGATTTTGACGACCCGCTGCGTCCCGCCGGCCACTGCGCTGCCTGGGCCGAGCGCTGGGGGGCGCAGTACCGCCAGCCCCTGGTGGGCGGGCCTGAATTTTTTTAATTGGAGGGAAAAACCATGATGTTTCGTTTAGCGCCGCTGGCGCTGGCCGCGCTGCTCACCCTGGGCCCGGCGGCCTATGCGCAAACCCATCCGCCAGCGGCGACCGAGGCCGCCCCCTTGGCCGAAGTGCAGGTGCGTGCCAGCGCCGCCCCCGCGCCCGGCAGCAGCCTGGGCCTGGCGCAAGAAAACGTCACCGGCTCGCGCCTGGGCCTGACGGCGCGCGAGACGCCGGCGAGCGTCAGCAGCCTGAGTGCCGACGACATCGCCGAGCGCAGCCTGACGCGGGCGCAGGACGTGGCCACGCGGATGCCTGGCATCAGCGAGGCACCGGCGCCCGGCAACGGCGGCACGGCCCTGGTGGCGCGCGGCTTTGCCGGCCACAACTCGGTGGCGCAGATGGTCGATGGCACGCGCCTGGTGGTGGCGGCGGGCACCATCAGCTTTCCGTTCTCCACCTGGCCGCTGCAAGAGGTGCAGGTGCTGCGCGGCCCGGCCTCGGTGCTGTATGGCGATGGCAGCATTGGCGCCGCCGTGAACTACGTCACCAAGCGCCCGCAGTGGCAGGCGAGCGAGCGCGAGGCGCTGCTCGCTGCCGGCTCCTGGGGCCAGTGGCAGGCCGGTATCGGCCTGCGCGGGCCGATCAATGACCGCCTGGCGTATTCGCTCTACCTCGACACCGAGGCCAGCGAAGGCTACCGCCCCATGACCGACGTGCAGCGGCGCAACTACGCCCTGGCGCTGGCGCTGCGCGCCAGCCCGGACTTGCAGGTGACGCTGTCGCTCGACGGCGGCATGAACGACGATGCGCGCTATTTCGGCACGCCGCTGCGCAACGGCGTGCTCGACGCGCGCCTGCGGCGCAGCAACTTCAACGTTGGCGACTCGCAGGTGTACTACGACGACCGCCTCACGCGCCTGCAAATCGACTACCAGGCCGCCAGCGGTGTGCAGCTGCGCAACGAAACCTACCACCTGCAAAGCCAGCGCCACTGGCGCAACACCGAGGCGTACAGCTTCAACGCCCAGGGCACGCAGGTGCTGCGCAGCGACTACCTGGAAATCCTGCACGACCAGGAGCAAGAC
This DNA window, taken from Acidovorax sp. HDW3, encodes the following:
- a CDS encoding ABC transporter substrate-binding protein, producing the protein MGAKGPLVLPALAAACCLAGGAALAQQRIVTVAPSLTESVCALGYCERIVGTDRYSTGPGPVADLPKVGGLADASLERIVALRPDLVLLGPRTRLDERLAQLGIAVQSFNVRTHAEQQAMLRALGHTLGETARAEALIAQIERELNAAAARVPARLRGRSVYVEIGLGPKAASSATFIGETLVRLGLVNIVGADQGFFPRVNPEWIVRRSPDLIIGPAAMLSNLAQRPGWAQLPAVRGQQVCALDAERMALLERPGPRLGEAAHMLVDCLRAFP
- the cobW gene encoding cobalamin biosynthesis protein CobW codes for the protein MQLQKIPATIVTGFLGAGKTTLLRHLLTQAQGRRIAVIVNEFGELGIDGELLRACGIGCDESGQDNGQLFELANGCLCCTVQEEFAPVMEQLAARRGQIDHLVIETSGLALPKPLVQAFQWPQIRNAFTVDAVVTVVDAPAVLAGLFAENPVAVDAQRRADENLDHETPLSELFEDQLASADLVVLNKLEGLDAAAVAQIEAQVRAEAPAGVQLVHARHGQVAPELVLGLGRAVEDVIDARKTHHDEEDDHDHDAFDSVAVTLQVDDRDRLLAVLAALVQRHEIYRAKGFVALPGAAMRLVVQGVGQRFDSQFDRPWRADEERTSRLVLIGDHLDGPALQQELQAALGGF
- the cobN gene encoding cobaltochelatase subunit CobN — protein: MHLLSTRPGGYVDDGGQGVVRVVQTPGDIVILSAADTTLSLLSDAAQQLPADFPRVRLANLMWLRQPASTDMYLDEVLRHARAIVIDHLGGHSDWAYLVEQVQQLARRNQQWLALFSGDNQPDAQLIARSTAAAADCHQLWRCLREGGRDNALGFYALIAHAALGQGQRPPPAQPLPQVLDYRSTQPLPERPGAPLALLLFYRAHAQSGNTAVFDALLHALWQQGLNVRALALDSLKTPATLAAVQALAAAQGVDVVLNATSFAIVALDAGDASTAPAPVLLAGDAPVLQLITAGGAREQWQEDPHGLTPRDLAMHVVLPEVDGRITTRAVSFKGLAHRCERTEVDVVRYQPEYERIAFVAELARRWCRLRHTPAPDKRLALILANYPHNDARLANGVGLDTPASTVAIVQALQAAGYDLGSQPLPEGSDALMYALVQGVTNDLDANAQRPALQSLSMDDYLADFARLAPASQQAVTALWGAPAHDPMVRAGRFMVPGLRLGKVFIGIQPARGRDAELASRYHDADLVPPHAYLAFYFWLRRSFAIDAVVHVGKHGNLEWLPGKSVALGADCWPDAILGPLPHLYPFIVNDPGEGSQAKRRTQAVIIDHLMPALTRAESYGPLQALERSMDEYYEALQLDPRRAQRLRTVMLEQVLAAGLQQELGFAAPSTDAEREALLARLDAYLCEIKESQIRDGLHTLGQSPTGRLRTDTLVALARNASGQGTGQGGLLAALAHDLGLQGFDPLTPDWAAPWQGPRPALLQAASDAPWRHAGHTRERLELLAAQWVAEHAAPDAPLPDAAAWPQAAPVLQHLRERIAPRLDASGANEMRQLLRGLDGRFVPAGPSGAPSRGRPDTLPTGRNFYSVDTRAVPTPMAYEMGRLAAERVIERHLQDHGSYPDSVGLTVWGTSTMRTGGEDIAQALALIGVRPQWAPGSNRVVDVEVLPMAIAQRPRVDVLLRVSGFFRDAFPNVIALFDAAVQAVAAIPEEDESDEVNPIRARVQRDAALAQAQGATLAQAQRQASWRVFGPRPGGYGAGLQELIHSGRWQGRADLGQAYLRAGSFAYGQDSPGLPAPASFAQRLSGVQAVLHNQDNREHDILDSDDYYQFHGGMAAAVEHLAGALPALYHGDLSVPGAPRIRPLAEEVARVVRARAVNPKWLDGVKRHGYKGAFEIAATVDYLFAFDAAADVVADHQYALVADAYLHDDDTRAFLQQHNPQALRSVAERLLEAMVRGQWQEPGAHRERIQQHLLALEQHLEDSEPSAGDTA
- a CDS encoding ATP-binding protein, which gives rise to MTAPHPLTFPFSALVGQAALQQALLLAAIDPAIGGVLIAGPRGTAKSTSARALAALLPGAPFVTLPLAASLEQLVGTLSLQDALQNGQVVLSPGLLARAHGGVLYVDEVNLLPDALVDAMLDAAASGTNTVERDGISHQHPARFVLVGTMNPEEGELRPQLLDRFGLAVTLGNPQDAATRQAIVRARLQFEAAPQALLAAHAPAQARLVDVIASARARLATLDWSDAVHQRAAELALQAGVDGVRADLVMLRAARALAALEQRERVLPADVDAVAELALAHRRGAGGAPPPAQTPTPPPPASQAPQPSPPPQPEGDWGALPPEPQALVRCVNTGAWPAKKA
- a CDS encoding VWA domain-containing protein, with the translated sequence MPLRAPLLHVIALDSSGSMHQRARLGQAKGYAAALIAQAARRGDAVALLVFGGQGVQLLLGPGPARASGVARVRPLGGGGGTPLVAALAQAEQLCAQAARRGQESWLWLLTDGRSSAQPPAPRTPQQRVLVDFDDPLRPAGHCAAWAERWGAQYRQPLVGGPEFF